Below is a window of Brachyspira hampsonii DNA.
ATATATCCTGATCTCCAAAACAAGTTTGATAATTTTTTTCATAATAATCTATAAATTGCTGTTCTATATTATTTTCTTTCCATAATTTATTATTTATTAATAAAAAACCAGAACAAAAATATTTATTATTATTATTTTTTTTTTCTAATTCTTCTAAATGTTTAACAACAATAGCATAATAGTTTTCAAAATCCATTAAAAATAATTCTCTCAAACTTCCTGTAACTACTAAATCAGAATCTAAATATAAGATTTTATCAACATTTGGTATTAATGTAGATATTGATAGTCTGTAAAACATTGCAGGAGAAAAATATAATTTAGCAGATGTTTTTTCAAACCATTCATTGTACCTTTCTATATCCGGTGTGTAGAATTTTATTTCGCAGTCTTTTATGTTTTTTAGTGATAATATTTTCTCTTTATTTTCTTTAGTTATTCCGCCGTCTATTAAATGAAATGTTATTTTTTCATCTTCTAGGCTATTTTTTAATACAGATGCAATGGCTGTACCCATATATGGAGCATAATTATTATCAGATGTAAAACATATATTCATTTCTAACATTATAGCTTATTTCCTGTATATGTTGTTATCATGAAAGTAATGATATCATCAATTTTATAATTTGCAAATTTAAATTTATACTTTATAATAAATGCAAAATATTTATAGGTTTTATATGGTTTTTCTTTATAAAAGATTTGGAGATAAAAGCAATAGATTATTGCAGAATATTCATTTTGAGGCATATTGTAAACATAATGATATTGAATATCATAATTTAGAGTTTTATGATATGGAAGATTTTT
It encodes the following:
- a CDS encoding glycosyltransferase family 8 protein; translation: MLEMNICFTSDNNYAPYMGTAIASVLKNSLEDEKITFHLIDGGITKENKEKILSLKNIKDCEIKFYTPDIERYNEWFEKTSAKLYFSPAMFYRLSISTLIPNVDKILYLDSDLVVTGSLRELFLMDFENYYAIVVKHLEELEKKNNNNKYFCSGFLLINNKLWKENNIEQQFIDYYEKNYQTCFGDQDILNEVLKDKIKYVPEKWLFFSDKRYHYKNSNLEDLIIIHYLGFDKPWMENCRTSLLIDEFWKYYQYTPWFRDEPITAFQTILKQKFYDYDDVRLKGNWIKLFGIYSSDKVLQIVIFGIQINISIDYKKRRDIGRLLPFQKWRDRFREKFK